The following coding sequences are from one Desulfosporosinus orientis DSM 765 window:
- the hemW gene encoding radical SAM family heme chaperone HemW, translating into MPSLYVHVPFCVQKCDYCAFYSHSLRDSSKDLISVYLEGLEIELAKRQKDAPQGVSSLFVGGGTPSVLGARDLERLLVMIRKFFPSDPQREKTMEGNPGTLTEEKIDLIKRYGINRFSLGIQSFDDQLLKSVGRIHTANQARKAIQRLRAAGFTNLNLDLMFGLPGQSMRIWQETIEEAISNSPEHLSLYGLMLEEGTPLYTRCFESNAPCPANERCLLPNEDMQAEMYEWAARRLKQAGYRQYETSNYARRGYECRHNLGYWRGEDYLGFGPGGVTCLNRVRWKNIEDVHTYYLRLLERRSPIDESGEEVLTLRECMAERMILGLRLEEGVHLQSFKNDFEVDLRDIYQGVLERYKNKDVFIIEGDYFRLNPKYAFIANSILQEFV; encoded by the coding sequence ATGCCATCGTTATATGTTCATGTCCCCTTTTGTGTTCAAAAATGTGACTACTGTGCTTTTTATTCCCATTCCCTAAGAGATTCCTCCAAGGATCTTATTTCCGTCTATTTAGAAGGTTTAGAAATAGAGCTGGCAAAGAGGCAAAAAGATGCCCCTCAAGGGGTGTCTTCTCTTTTTGTTGGCGGAGGCACGCCAAGTGTTTTAGGGGCAAGAGATTTAGAACGTTTGTTGGTAATGATTCGAAAGTTTTTTCCCTCAGATCCTCAAAGGGAAAAAACCATGGAAGGTAATCCCGGAACCCTAACCGAGGAAAAGATCGACTTAATAAAACGTTATGGGATTAACCGCTTTTCGTTGGGAATCCAATCCTTTGATGATCAGTTGTTAAAATCAGTGGGTCGCATTCACACAGCTAATCAAGCACGCAAAGCCATCCAAAGATTGAGAGCTGCCGGGTTTACAAATCTTAATTTGGATTTGATGTTTGGGCTCCCAGGACAATCTATGAGGATATGGCAGGAGACCATTGAGGAAGCAATTTCAAATTCACCGGAGCATCTGTCCCTCTACGGGTTAATGCTGGAAGAGGGAACGCCTCTGTATACGCGCTGCTTTGAGAGTAATGCCCCTTGTCCTGCTAATGAACGCTGCTTGCTTCCAAATGAAGACATGCAGGCAGAAATGTATGAATGGGCTGCCAGGCGTTTGAAACAAGCTGGGTACAGACAATATGAAACCTCAAATTACGCCCGCAGAGGATATGAATGCCGGCATAACCTGGGGTATTGGCGGGGGGAGGATTATCTGGGGTTTGGCCCCGGTGGGGTAACTTGTTTGAACAGAGTGCGTTGGAAGAATATTGAGGATGTCCATACTTATTATCTGCGCTTGCTTGAAAGAAGGAGCCCCATTGACGAATCGGGGGAAGAGGTATTAACTTTGCGTGAATGCATGGCGGAGCGGATGATTTTAGGTCTGCGCCTGGAGGAAGGGGTTCATCTTCAATCCTTTAAAAATGATTTTGAGGTTGATCTCAGGGATATTTATCAAGGGGTTTTGGAACGCTATAAAAATAAGGATGTCTTTATCATCGAAGGTGATTATTTCCGGTTAAATCCTAAATATGCTTTTATCGCTAATTCAATACTGCAAGAGTTTGTCTAA
- the lepA gene encoding translation elongation factor 4, giving the protein MAQASQRIRNFSIIAHIDHGKSTLADRLIEYTGALSKREMEEQVLDSMDLERERGITIKLQTVRLSYQAKDGEIYELNLIDTPGHVDFTYEVSRSLAACEGALLVVDAVQGIEAQTLANVYLALENDLELISVINKIDLPSAEPERVKQEIEDIIGLDASEAILASAKTGIGIEEILERVVTMVPPPKGDDQAPLKALIFDSKFDAYKGAISYVRVVEGRIAKGTTMQMMSTGKTFEVTEVGVFAPSMRLVDELKAGQVGFVAASIKNVKDTQVGDTITDAENPAAEPLSGYRKATPMVFCGLYTVEASDYNRLRDSLEKLHLNDASLIFEPETSVALGFGFRCGFLGLLHMEIIQERLEREYDLNLITTAPSVIYKVTTIKGEVLNIDNPSNLPKVDQIVSIEEPIVKASVLVPAEFVGPIMELNQEKRGTYCNMDYVSTNRVKLVYELPLSEIVFDYFDELKSRTKGYASLDYELAGYKATDLVKIDILLNGELVDALSFIVHKEKAYHRGRKLVEKLRSIIPRQMFEIPIQSVIGSRVIARETVNAMRKDVLSKCYGGDISRKRKLLEKQKAGKKRMKQVGNVEIPQDAFMAVLKIED; this is encoded by the coding sequence TTGGCACAGGCTTCACAACGTATTCGTAATTTTTCTATTATTGCACATATCGATCACGGTAAATCCACTTTAGCTGATCGACTGATAGAATATACCGGGGCATTAAGCAAGCGGGAAATGGAAGAGCAAGTTCTCGATTCCATGGATTTAGAACGTGAACGCGGGATTACGATTAAGCTTCAGACAGTTCGCTTAAGTTATCAGGCGAAAGATGGAGAAATTTATGAGCTGAATCTTATTGATACACCTGGGCATGTCGATTTTACCTATGAGGTGTCCCGCAGTTTGGCAGCCTGTGAAGGGGCTTTATTAGTTGTTGATGCAGTTCAGGGGATTGAGGCCCAGACTCTGGCGAATGTTTATTTGGCGTTAGAAAATGATCTGGAACTGATTTCAGTTATTAACAAGATTGACCTGCCCAGTGCTGAACCGGAAAGGGTTAAGCAGGAAATCGAAGACATTATCGGCTTAGATGCCAGTGAGGCTATTTTGGCTTCAGCGAAGACAGGAATTGGCATTGAAGAGATCTTGGAGAGGGTTGTAACTATGGTTCCTCCTCCGAAGGGAGACGATCAAGCACCTCTGAAGGCCTTGATTTTCGACTCCAAATTTGACGCCTACAAAGGGGCTATTTCCTATGTTCGAGTTGTGGAAGGCCGAATCGCAAAAGGAACTACCATGCAAATGATGTCGACGGGTAAAACTTTTGAAGTGACGGAGGTAGGGGTATTTGCTCCTTCCATGCGGCTTGTCGATGAACTTAAGGCCGGTCAAGTCGGCTTCGTTGCTGCCAGCATCAAAAACGTTAAGGATACTCAGGTCGGTGATACAATTACGGATGCGGAAAATCCGGCGGCAGAACCTCTGTCGGGCTATAGAAAAGCAACCCCCATGGTGTTTTGCGGACTATATACCGTTGAGGCCAGTGACTATAATCGTTTGCGGGATTCTTTGGAAAAGCTTCATCTTAATGATGCCAGCTTGATTTTCGAGCCGGAAACCTCTGTTGCTTTAGGTTTTGGATTTCGCTGCGGTTTCCTAGGCTTACTTCACATGGAGATTATTCAAGAACGCCTGGAAAGAGAATATGATCTTAATTTAATCACGACTGCTCCCAGTGTTATTTATAAGGTAACAACTATTAAAGGGGAAGTATTAAACATTGATAATCCGTCGAATCTTCCTAAGGTAGATCAGATTGTCAGTATTGAAGAGCCTATCGTTAAGGCTTCTGTCTTGGTACCGGCTGAGTTTGTAGGACCCATTATGGAACTCAATCAGGAAAAGCGGGGAACCTATTGTAATATGGATTATGTGTCGACAAATCGGGTGAAACTGGTTTACGAGCTTCCCCTAAGTGAGATCGTTTTTGATTACTTTGATGAATTAAAGTCGAGAACGAAGGGCTATGCTTCTTTGGATTATGAGCTGGCAGGCTATAAAGCAACTGATCTTGTTAAAATTGATATCCTTCTTAATGGCGAATTGGTAGATGCTCTTTCCTTTATCGTCCATAAAGAAAAGGCTTATCACCGGGGCAGGAAACTCGTTGAAAAACTTCGCAGTATTATCCCAAGGCAGATGTTTGAAATTCCCATTCAGTCTGTCATTGGGAGTCGAGTTATCGCTCGCGAAACGGTCAATGCCATGCGAAAAGATGTCTTGTCTAAGTGTTATGGAGGAGATATTTCACGGAAACGTAAACTCCTTGAAAAGCAAAAGGCCGGGAAAAAGCGCATGAAGCAAGTTGGCAACGTGGAAATTCCCCAGGATGCTTTCATGGCGGTTCTGAAGATCGAGGATTAA